The DNA region TCGACACGACATCGGGCTGTCCGGCCAAGCGATCCGTCAGCGCTGCCGTCTCCGGCTCTCTCGAGATCAGCTTAACGAGCGCAGATGAATCCAGGTAGAGAAGTTCCACGGTCACAGGCGTTCGGCTCGCTCTTCTTCCAGGGCGCGCGACAACCGCTTGGTTGCCCTTCCTTTCGGTGGAAGTAGGTCGAATAAGGATCCTTCGGGGGCGCGAACTCGCCCTGCCGCGATGAGCTTTGCGACCGGCCCGTTTGCGGCCGGAACCGGTACCAGGAGAGCAACGGGACGGCCGTGCTCAGTGACTTCCAGCGTCGTTCCCTTCACGACCTTGCGAAGGTAGACGCTCAGATTCTGTCGCAACTCGCGAACCCCAACGCTTTCACCAGGGGTACTCATGTAGCACATGGTAGCACACTGGTGATCGCCTGTTGTGTCGAAGGCTTCGGTCGCTAGTTCATCTGATCGAGCAAGACTCGCCGAGCGAGTCCGGCGGCCGGCGTCAGTACCCCCACCCACAGTCGCCCTTGGAGGAAACCCTCTTCATCGCGCCGCCGGGAGACAGCCAGTCGCTTACGAGGTGAAACTCGTTCTTGCAGATCTGCAACATCATGAACTGCCCCATCCCAAGGTGATCGGTCGGGGACGTGTTGATCTGCGCTCCGACGCCGGTGTCGAAGCCCTTGAGGTTTCCGACCTTGCTGATGAGGCCCTTGCGGGTGAGATCGGCACCGAGTTGCGTCGCCGCATACTCAAATCCCATCATCCCGATCCAGCCGCCCAGTGTTTGCGTGTCCGCGTACTTGACGCCGTCGGAGTAGTAGGCGCGCATCGCCGCGTAGTACTGACGCATCTGGGGCGTGTCGATGCCGGACCATCCCCATCCGTTGTTGTCGGTGAACGCGCCGCTGCAGGGCGGACCGCAGTTGTCGGTGGCCGCGCGCCCCCACGCGGACTTCGTGACCCACGGGACCTTCCACGACTGGCGCGCGGCGGCCTGCATTCCGAACACCATAGTCACGTTCGAGGCGCTGAAAACGGCGTTCGCTTTGGCGTCTTTCATCGCGGCAATGAAGGAGTCCATGCGCGTGACCGACTCTTCTTGTGCCGCCACGTACTGCTGGCTCACGACCTTGTACTCGGAACCCTTGGACTCCCACACCTTCTTGAACTCCGCTGCGCGATATCGGTCCATCGAGACGTCCAGCGAAACGGTGGCGACCCAGTACGGATGCTGCGGATTCGGCAGCTTCCCAGCTGCTTGCCACTTCGCGTTCACCAGCGACATCCAACCCGCCCACATCTGAACAGCGTCGTCGTTGCGAATCGTGAAGTAGACGCTCCAGGGCGTCTGCGCGTTGCTCCACGTCATCGATTCGTCGCCGGTGCCGCTCCAGCCCTGAATCAGCGGGACCTTCTTCTCGTTCAGGTACTTCAGCGCCGGACCAAGCCCGTAGGTATTCATGTACGTGTTCACGATGGCAAACACGCCCTTTTGCTCGACCAGAGCTTTCGCGGCCAGCAAGACCTCTGCTTCGCAATTGGTGCATGCGGTCTGCAGGATGAGCTTCACTTTCCGGCCGTTGATCCCCCCGCGCGCGTTGAGCATGTTCACGTAGGCCTGAGTCGACCGGTATACGGGCCGCCCCAGTTCCGCCATGGGTCCATCCATAGGGACGATGATGCCGATCTTGATCTCACTTGCCGTGACCCCGGGCGCGCTCGCGTAGTTCGCCTTCCCCGTTCTGCCGGCTCTTCCAGGAACAAAAACCGAACGCGGGGCCGCTGCCGAAGACGACAGAGCCTTCCCCTTCAACGCGGGAAGCGGCGGCAGGGTCTCTGTAACCTCGTAGTTGATGGCGACCCTTCGCGGCTGGAAGAAGGCGCACGACGGCAGAAGTGTCGCGAGCGCAAGTGAAAACGCGGCAACACCAACTCTGAAAGTCCTGATACGTGTAATCACAGCGGGGCTCTCATCTCCCTTGTCCACAAAGTTCTACACGCGCGCGCCTCATCCTCCACGATCACCCACCTGCAAAACTCTTCACCCGAGGGTTTCTACGCTTCGGAAACGCGAGGCCGTGGTCGGCCGGACTTCTCAGACCTCGGACATAACCTCCATCATCAGCGTGTCGTTGGTCCCGTCCATGATGGTGAGCAGGGATGCGTCACGCATGTACTTCTCCAGCTTGTAATCGCGCGTGATCCCGTAACCTCCTAAAACCTGGACCATCTCGGCGGTGTGCTTGACGGCCAGATTTGTCGAGACGATCTTGGCCGTCAGGCTCGTGCGGAAGTCGCCGGGGAAGTTGTTGGCGGAGTGCCAACTCCCCTTCCACAGCAACGTCCGGCAGGTCTCGATCGCCGCCTGGATTTCGAACAGCTTCTTGGCGACGAGTTGATGCTTGATGATCGGCTTGCCCCACTGAACGCGCTCCTTGGCGTACTCGAGCGCCTCCTCGTACGCAGCACGCATCAAGCCGACCGCCATGTACCCGGTCCCAAGGTTCCCGACGGTGACGATCGCGTGGTGAAGCATCGGGTACGCATCACTCGGGGGAAAGATCATCTGATCCTCGGGAACAAACACATCGTCGAAGGAGAGCGTCGCTTGGTTGAGCGCGCGCAGACCGATGCGATCCTCCGCCTTGCCTTGCTGTACGCCCTCTGCGAACGCATCCGTCACGAACATCCCGGAACCGCGCAGGCCTTTGTCGCGCTCCACGCAAGCAAAGACGACAAGCGCCTTAGCCAAGCCGCCGTTGGAGACAAATGCCGACTTCGCACCGTTCAGAACGTACCCACCCTCGGTCTTCGCCGCGGTCGTTCGGTGGTGAACCGATAGGTCGTCGTAGTTCTTGCCGTCGGAGCCGACCATCGGCTCACTGCTACCCCACGCGGTCAGCCATGTTCCTGTGGTGTCGGCACAGAACGGCTCAAC from Actinomycetota bacterium includes:
- a CDS encoding type II toxin-antitoxin system prevent-host-death family antitoxin translates to MSTPGESVGVRELRQNLSVYLRKVVKGTTLEVTEHGRPVALLVPVPAANGPVAKLIAAGRVRAPEGSLFDLLPPKGRATKRLSRALEEERAERL
- a CDS encoding ABC transporter substrate-binding protein; translation: MITRIRTFRVGVAAFSLALATLLPSCAFFQPRRVAINYEVTETLPPLPALKGKALSSSAAAPRSVFVPGRAGRTGKANYASAPGVTASEIKIGIIVPMDGPMAELGRPVYRSTQAYVNMLNARGGINGRKVKLILQTACTNCEAEVLLAAKALVEQKGVFAIVNTYMNTYGLGPALKYLNEKKVPLIQGWSGTGDESMTWSNAQTPWSVYFTIRNDDAVQMWAGWMSLVNAKWQAAGKLPNPQHPYWVATVSLDVSMDRYRAAEFKKVWESKGSEYKVVSQQYVAAQEESVTRMDSFIAAMKDAKANAVFSASNVTMVFGMQAAARQSWKVPWVTKSAWGRAATDNCGPPCSGAFTDNNGWGWSGIDTPQMRQYYAAMRAYYSDGVKYADTQTLGGWIGMMGFEYAATQLGADLTRKGLISKVGNLKGFDTGVGAQINTSPTDHLGMGQFMMLQICKNEFHLVSDWLSPGGAMKRVSSKGDCGWGY
- a CDS encoding acyl-CoA dehydrogenase family protein — translated: MIDFSQTPEQLEIIEAVREFGRKQLEPAEIAVDRISDPDAAFRSPEYRDAMAAAFEMGLHKMGIAEQYGGLGLGPTTTGPVWEEVARYGCGFAASLMASSVVPALIAFIAQHNTRLIERYVEPFCADTTGTWLTAWGSSEPMVGSDGKNYDDLSVHHRTTAAKTEGGYVLNGAKSAFVSNGGLAKALVVFACVERDKGLRGSGMFVTDAFAEGVQQGKAEDRIGLRALNQATLSFDDVFVPEDQMIFPPSDAYPMLHHAIVTVGNLGTGYMAVGLMRAAYEEALEYAKERVQWGKPIIKHQLVAKKLFEIQAAIETCRTLLWKGSWHSANNFPGDFRTSLTAKIVSTNLAVKHTAEMVQVLGGYGITRDYKLEKYMRDASLLTIMDGTNDTLMMEVMSEV